The following coding sequences are from one Delphinus delphis chromosome 19, mDelDel1.2, whole genome shotgun sequence window:
- the LOC132414838 gene encoding C-type lectin domain family 10 member A-like isoform X2, with translation MSVKYEDLQYLESEGKSQGFTDGLPALETFLQRFLSSTRSFLLSLGLSLLLLVGICVIGSQNSKFQRDLATLRTTFSNFTSNTTAEVQALKSQGGSLQEMITSLKAEVESHKQELQAARSLNDKVLSLESSLENQLQELKAGYSEMLLRVQQLVKNLNSLTCKMAALKSNGSQNNCCPTSWLEHEGSCYWFSSSGKPWPEAEKYCQQEDAYLVVINSREEQDFVQAHIGSSYTWMGLSDLDGVWKWADGTDYETNFKNWKPGQPDDWQGHGLGGGEDCAHFHPDGKWNDDACQRPYHWICEAGLSKGS, from the exons ATGTCAGTGAAGTATGAAGACCTCCAGTACTTGGAGAGTGAAGGGAAAAGCCAGGGGTTTACAGATG GGCTGCCTGCCCTCGAGACCTTCCTGCAGCGGTTCCTCTCCAGCACCCgctccttcctgctctccctgggcctcagcctccTCCTGCTGGTCGGCATCTGTGTGATCGGATCCCAAA ATTCCAAGTTTCAGAGGGACCTGGCAACCCTGAGAACAACTTTCAGCAACTTCACTTCAAACACCACGGCTGAGGTCCAGGCACTGAAATCCCAGG GTGGAAGTTTGCAAGAAATGATAACATCTCTGAAAGCTGAGGTGGAAAGTCACAAGCAGGAACTGCAAGCAG CCCGTAGCTTGAATGACAAGGTGCTTTCTctggagagcagcctggagaaCCAGCTGCAGGAACTCAAAGCAG GTTATTCCGAAATGCTCTTGCGAGTCCAACAGCTGGTCAAGAACCTGAACTCCCTGACCTGCAAGATGGCTGCTCTCAAGAGCAATG GCTCACAAAACAACTGCTGTCCTACCAGTTGGCTGGAGCATGAAGGCAGCTGCTACTGGTTCTCTTCCTCGGGGAAGCCCTGGCCCGAGGCTGAGAAGTACTGCCAGCAGGAGGATGCCTACCTGGTGGTCATCAACTCCAGAGAGGAACAG GATTTTGTCCAGGCCCATATAGGCTCCTCCTACACCTGGATGGGCCTCAGTGATCTGGATGGAGTCTGGAAATGGGCGGATGGGACGGACTATGAGACCAACTTCAA GAACTGGAAGCCAGGCCAGCCGGACGACTGGCAAGGGCACGGGCTGGGTGGGGGCGAGGACTGTGCCCACTTCCACCCCGATGGCAAGTGGAATGACGACGCGTGCCAGAGACCCTACCACTGGATCTGCGAGGCTGGGCTGAGCAAGGGCAGCTAG
- the LOC132414838 gene encoding C-type lectin domain family 10 member A-like isoform X3, translating into MSVKYEDLQYLESEGKSQGFTDDSKFQRDLATLRTTFSNFTSNTTAEVQALKSQGEPGGSLQEMITSLKAEVESHKQELQAARSLNDKVLSLESSLENQLQELKAGYSEMLLRVQQLVKNLNSLTCKMAALKSNGSQNNCCPTSWLEHEGSCYWFSSSGKPWPEAEKYCQQEDAYLVVINSREEQDFVQAHIGSSYTWMGLSDLDGVWKWADGTDYETNFKNWKPGQPDDWQGHGLGGGEDCAHFHPDGKWNDDACQRPYHWICEAGLSKGS; encoded by the exons ATGTCAGTGAAGTATGAAGACCTCCAGTACTTGGAGAGTGAAGGGAAAAGCCAGGGGTTTACAGATG ATTCCAAGTTTCAGAGGGACCTGGCAACCCTGAGAACAACTTTCAGCAACTTCACTTCAAACACCACGGCTGAGGTCCAGGCACTGAAATCCCAGGGTGAGCCTG GTGGAAGTTTGCAAGAAATGATAACATCTCTGAAAGCTGAGGTGGAAAGTCACAAGCAGGAACTGCAAGCAG CCCGTAGCTTGAATGACAAGGTGCTTTCTctggagagcagcctggagaaCCAGCTGCAGGAACTCAAAGCAG GTTATTCCGAAATGCTCTTGCGAGTCCAACAGCTGGTCAAGAACCTGAACTCCCTGACCTGCAAGATGGCTGCTCTCAAGAGCAATG GCTCACAAAACAACTGCTGTCCTACCAGTTGGCTGGAGCATGAAGGCAGCTGCTACTGGTTCTCTTCCTCGGGGAAGCCCTGGCCCGAGGCTGAGAAGTACTGCCAGCAGGAGGATGCCTACCTGGTGGTCATCAACTCCAGAGAGGAACAG GATTTTGTCCAGGCCCATATAGGCTCCTCCTACACCTGGATGGGCCTCAGTGATCTGGATGGAGTCTGGAAATGGGCGGATGGGACGGACTATGAGACCAACTTCAA GAACTGGAAGCCAGGCCAGCCGGACGACTGGCAAGGGCACGGGCTGGGTGGGGGCGAGGACTGTGCCCACTTCCACCCCGATGGCAAGTGGAATGACGACGCGTGCCAGAGACCCTACCACTGGATCTGCGAGGCTGGGCTGAGCAAGGGCAGCTAG
- the LOC132414838 gene encoding C-type lectin domain family 10 member A-like isoform X1: protein MSVKYEDLQYLESEGKSQGFTDGLPALETFLQRFLSSTRSFLLSLGLSLLLLVGICVIGSQNSKFQRDLATLRTTFSNFTSNTTAEVQALKSQGEPGGSLQEMITSLKAEVESHKQELQAARSLNDKVLSLESSLENQLQELKAGYSEMLLRVQQLVKNLNSLTCKMAALKSNGSQNNCCPTSWLEHEGSCYWFSSSGKPWPEAEKYCQQEDAYLVVINSREEQDFVQAHIGSSYTWMGLSDLDGVWKWADGTDYETNFKNWKPGQPDDWQGHGLGGGEDCAHFHPDGKWNDDACQRPYHWICEAGLSKGS, encoded by the exons ATGTCAGTGAAGTATGAAGACCTCCAGTACTTGGAGAGTGAAGGGAAAAGCCAGGGGTTTACAGATG GGCTGCCTGCCCTCGAGACCTTCCTGCAGCGGTTCCTCTCCAGCACCCgctccttcctgctctccctgggcctcagcctccTCCTGCTGGTCGGCATCTGTGTGATCGGATCCCAAA ATTCCAAGTTTCAGAGGGACCTGGCAACCCTGAGAACAACTTTCAGCAACTTCACTTCAAACACCACGGCTGAGGTCCAGGCACTGAAATCCCAGGGTGAGCCTG GTGGAAGTTTGCAAGAAATGATAACATCTCTGAAAGCTGAGGTGGAAAGTCACAAGCAGGAACTGCAAGCAG CCCGTAGCTTGAATGACAAGGTGCTTTCTctggagagcagcctggagaaCCAGCTGCAGGAACTCAAAGCAG GTTATTCCGAAATGCTCTTGCGAGTCCAACAGCTGGTCAAGAACCTGAACTCCCTGACCTGCAAGATGGCTGCTCTCAAGAGCAATG GCTCACAAAACAACTGCTGTCCTACCAGTTGGCTGGAGCATGAAGGCAGCTGCTACTGGTTCTCTTCCTCGGGGAAGCCCTGGCCCGAGGCTGAGAAGTACTGCCAGCAGGAGGATGCCTACCTGGTGGTCATCAACTCCAGAGAGGAACAG GATTTTGTCCAGGCCCATATAGGCTCCTCCTACACCTGGATGGGCCTCAGTGATCTGGATGGAGTCTGGAAATGGGCGGATGGGACGGACTATGAGACCAACTTCAA GAACTGGAAGCCAGGCCAGCCGGACGACTGGCAAGGGCACGGGCTGGGTGGGGGCGAGGACTGTGCCCACTTCCACCCCGATGGCAAGTGGAATGACGACGCGTGCCAGAGACCCTACCACTGGATCTGCGAGGCTGGGCTGAGCAAGGGCAGCTAG